The Microcebus murinus isolate Inina chromosome 4, M.murinus_Inina_mat1.0, whole genome shotgun sequence genome has a segment encoding these proteins:
- the LOC105866212 gene encoding uncharacterized protein LOC105866212 isoform X3, which translates to MAQRPLSDLQGTQPGFLTAATNTSHAKTQDPPPTTYNPGVSTPNSPPAIHSRRVSIQDPPPDISSRRVSIQDPPPAVSGRRVSIQDPPPAVSGRRVSIQDPPPAVSSRRVSIQDPLPSVSGRRVSIQDPSPDFSSRRVSIQDPLPAVSGRRVSIQDPPPDFSIRRVSIQDPLPVVSGRRVSIQDPPPAMSSSRVSTQEIPSITHCHHFLIRDVSQISQPRRISIQSSDSGASIKSVTHSSHDHMQKCPLTTKTPHLSIQSHRTQSRGTIDIPPSITISPEPSIESMESIIWQSQESLQEDVLSSQLKPTSLDNIESISSCSTIGTSSLQLQSKCRRHSLLPVGWQLLHEAKKISRHLSLVLSLAGIVVIGLVTLSQPWVHFQVPLRPPGDPAGSPTILINTVFFVRCPDSSCRHEYDQNAYLLDLAWAFLLFSSIASFCLSMALMSTIFFANLNQHLLDFFTFITSTLAGTSITLGILFYLLQAQMYLQEGMTYKLGLSFYLAWTGFLSYLNHKNFWSILAIQAIWS; encoded by the exons ATGGCCCAAAGGCCTCTATCTGACCTCCAGGGCACCCAGCCAGGTTTCCTGACAGCAGCAACCAACACCAGCCATGCCAAGACTCAAGACCCTCCACCAACTACCTACAACCCTGGAGTCAGTACCCCAAACTCTCCACCTGCTATCCACAGTCGCCGGGTCAGTATCCAAGACCCTCCACCAGATATCAGCAGTCGCCGGGTCAGTAtccaagaccctccaccagctgtGAGCGGTCGTCGGGTCAGTAtccaagaccctccaccagctgtGAGCGGTCGTCGGGTCAGTAtccaagaccctccaccagctgtGAGCAGTCGTCGGGTCAGTATCCAAGATCCTCTACCATCTGTGAGCGGTCGCCGGGTCAGTATCCAAGACCCTTCACCAGATTTCAGCAGTCGCCGGGTCAGTATCCAAGATCCTCTACCAGCTGTGAGCGGTCGCCGGGTCAGTATCCAAGACCCTCCACCAGATTTCAGCATTCGCCGGGTCAGTATCCAAGATCCTCTACCAGTTGTGAGTGGTCGTCGGGTCAGTAtccaagaccctccaccagctaTGAGCAGTAGCAGGGTCAGTACCCAAGAGATACCATCCAttacccactgtcaccatttcctTATTCGAGATGTTTCACAAATTTCCCAGCCTCGACGCATCAGTATCcaaagctctgactccggggccAGTATCAAATCAGTTACCCACAGTAGCCATGACCACATGCAAAAGTGCCCTCTGACAACTAAGACTCCCCACTTAAGTATTCAAAGTCACAGGACACAAAGCCGGGGCACTATTGATATACCCCCATCAATTACCATTAGCCCTGAGCCCAGTATCGAAAGCATGGAATCAATTATATGGCAGTCCCAGGAGAGTCTCCAAGAAGATGTGCTCAGCTCCCAACTCAAGCCAACTTCACTAGACAACATTGAGAGCATTTCATCATGTAGCACCATTGGAACCAGTTCTCTCCA GTTGCAGAGCAAGTGTAGGCGCCATTCACTGTTGCCTGTGGGCTGGCAGCTGCTGCATGAGGCCAAGAAGATCAGCCGCCATCTAAGCCTGGTTTTGAGCCTGGCCGGCATAGTGGTCATCGGTCTCGTCACTCTAAGCCAGCCCTGGGTCCACTTCCAGGTGCCACTGAGGCCCCCTGGGGACCCTGCTGGCTCCCCAACCATTCTTATCAACACCGTCTTCTTTGTGCGGTGCCCTGACAGCTCCTGCCGACATGAGTACGACCAGAATGCTT aCTTGTTGGACCTGGCCTgggccttcctcctcttctccagcATCGCCAGCTTCTGCCTGAGCATGGCTCTAATGAGCACCATCTTCTTTGCCAACTTGAACCAGCACCTGTTGGATTTCTTCACCTTCATCACCAGCACCCTGGCAG GGACCAGCATCACACTGGGTATCCTGTTCTACCTCCTGCAAGCCCAAATGTACCTGCAGGAAGGCATGACCTACAAGCTGGGGCTCAGCTTCTACTTGGCATGGACTG GTTTCTTGTCCTATCTGAATCACAAAAATTTCTGGTCCATCCTGGCAATCCAGGCCATCTGGTCTTAG
- the LOC105866212 gene encoding uncharacterized protein LOC105866212 isoform X2, producing the protein MAQRPLSDLQGTQPGFLTAATNTSHAKTQDPPPTTYNPGVSTPNSPPAIHSRRVSIQDPPPDISSRRVSIQDPPPAVSGRRVSIQDPPPAVSGRRVSIQDPPPAVSSRRVSIQDPLPSVSGRRVSIQDPSPDFSSRRVSIQDPLPAVSGRRVSIQDPPPDFSIRRVSIQDPLPVVSGRRVSIQDPPPAMSSSRVSTQEIPSITHCHHFLIRDVSQISQPRRISIQSSDSGASIKSVTHSSHDHMQKCPLTTKTPHLSIQSHRTQSRGTIDIPPSITISPEPSIESMESIIWQSQESLQEDVLSSQLKPTSLDNIESISSCSTIGTSSLQLQSKCRRHSLLPVGWQLLHEAKKISRHLSLVLSLAGIVVIGLVTLSQPWVHFQVPLRPPGDPAGSPTILINTVFFVRCPDSSCRHEYDQNAYLLDLAWAFLLFSSIASFCLSMALMSTIFFANLNQHLLDFFTFITSTLAGTSITLGILFYLLQAQMYLQEGMTYKLGLSFYLAWTGVFLFLMIGFLSYLNHKNFWSILAIQAIWS; encoded by the exons ATGGCCCAAAGGCCTCTATCTGACCTCCAGGGCACCCAGCCAGGTTTCCTGACAGCAGCAACCAACACCAGCCATGCCAAGACTCAAGACCCTCCACCAACTACCTACAACCCTGGAGTCAGTACCCCAAACTCTCCACCTGCTATCCACAGTCGCCGGGTCAGTATCCAAGACCCTCCACCAGATATCAGCAGTCGCCGGGTCAGTAtccaagaccctccaccagctgtGAGCGGTCGTCGGGTCAGTAtccaagaccctccaccagctgtGAGCGGTCGTCGGGTCAGTAtccaagaccctccaccagctgtGAGCAGTCGTCGGGTCAGTATCCAAGATCCTCTACCATCTGTGAGCGGTCGCCGGGTCAGTATCCAAGACCCTTCACCAGATTTCAGCAGTCGCCGGGTCAGTATCCAAGATCCTCTACCAGCTGTGAGCGGTCGCCGGGTCAGTATCCAAGACCCTCCACCAGATTTCAGCATTCGCCGGGTCAGTATCCAAGATCCTCTACCAGTTGTGAGTGGTCGTCGGGTCAGTAtccaagaccctccaccagctaTGAGCAGTAGCAGGGTCAGTACCCAAGAGATACCATCCAttacccactgtcaccatttcctTATTCGAGATGTTTCACAAATTTCCCAGCCTCGACGCATCAGTATCcaaagctctgactccggggccAGTATCAAATCAGTTACCCACAGTAGCCATGACCACATGCAAAAGTGCCCTCTGACAACTAAGACTCCCCACTTAAGTATTCAAAGTCACAGGACACAAAGCCGGGGCACTATTGATATACCCCCATCAATTACCATTAGCCCTGAGCCCAGTATCGAAAGCATGGAATCAATTATATGGCAGTCCCAGGAGAGTCTCCAAGAAGATGTGCTCAGCTCCCAACTCAAGCCAACTTCACTAGACAACATTGAGAGCATTTCATCATGTAGCACCATTGGAACCAGTTCTCTCCA GTTGCAGAGCAAGTGTAGGCGCCATTCACTGTTGCCTGTGGGCTGGCAGCTGCTGCATGAGGCCAAGAAGATCAGCCGCCATCTAAGCCTGGTTTTGAGCCTGGCCGGCATAGTGGTCATCGGTCTCGTCACTCTAAGCCAGCCCTGGGTCCACTTCCAGGTGCCACTGAGGCCCCCTGGGGACCCTGCTGGCTCCCCAACCATTCTTATCAACACCGTCTTCTTTGTGCGGTGCCCTGACAGCTCCTGCCGACATGAGTACGACCAGAATGCTT aCTTGTTGGACCTGGCCTgggccttcctcctcttctccagcATCGCCAGCTTCTGCCTGAGCATGGCTCTAATGAGCACCATCTTCTTTGCCAACTTGAACCAGCACCTGTTGGATTTCTTCACCTTCATCACCAGCACCCTGGCAG GGACCAGCATCACACTGGGTATCCTGTTCTACCTCCTGCAAGCCCAAATGTACCTGCAGGAAGGCATGACCTACAAGCTGGGGCTCAGCTTCTACTTGGCATGGACTGGTGTCTTCCTCTTCCTGATGATTG GTTTCTTGTCCTATCTGAATCACAAAAATTTCTGGTCCATCCTGGCAATCCAGGCCATCTGGTCTTAG
- the LOC105866212 gene encoding uncharacterized protein LOC105866212 isoform X1 encodes MAQRPLSDLQGTQPGFLTAATNTSHAKTQDPPPTTYNPGVSTPNSPPAIHSRRVSIQDPPPDISSRRVSIQDPPPAVSGRRVSIQDPPPAVSGRRVSIQDPPPAVSSRRVSIQDPLPSVSGRRVSIQDPSPDFSSRRVSIQDPLPAVSGRRVSIQDPPPDFSIRRVSIQDPLPVVSGRRVSIQDPPPAMSSSRVSTQEIPSITHCHHFLIRDVSQISQPRRISIQSSDSGASIKSVTHSSHDHMQKCPLTTKTPHLSIQSHRTQSRGTIDIPPSITISPEPSIESMESIIWQSQESLQEDVLSSQLKPTSLDNIESISSCSTIGTSSLQLQSKCRRHSLLPVGWQLLHEAKKISRHLSLVLSLAGIVVIGLVTLSQPWVHFQVPLRPPGDPAGSPTILINTVFFVRCPDSSCRHEYDQNAYLLDLAWAFLLFSSIASFCLSMALMSTIFFANLNQHLLDFFTFITSTLAGTALRSFPPEPRRGVLHPVTIMNSNPIPTTLQSCPHPHLHPQSQSCLLANLQPIPIKNINLESNPISTINKCQTHPHPFP; translated from the exons ATGGCCCAAAGGCCTCTATCTGACCTCCAGGGCACCCAGCCAGGTTTCCTGACAGCAGCAACCAACACCAGCCATGCCAAGACTCAAGACCCTCCACCAACTACCTACAACCCTGGAGTCAGTACCCCAAACTCTCCACCTGCTATCCACAGTCGCCGGGTCAGTATCCAAGACCCTCCACCAGATATCAGCAGTCGCCGGGTCAGTAtccaagaccctccaccagctgtGAGCGGTCGTCGGGTCAGTAtccaagaccctccaccagctgtGAGCGGTCGTCGGGTCAGTAtccaagaccctccaccagctgtGAGCAGTCGTCGGGTCAGTATCCAAGATCCTCTACCATCTGTGAGCGGTCGCCGGGTCAGTATCCAAGACCCTTCACCAGATTTCAGCAGTCGCCGGGTCAGTATCCAAGATCCTCTACCAGCTGTGAGCGGTCGCCGGGTCAGTATCCAAGACCCTCCACCAGATTTCAGCATTCGCCGGGTCAGTATCCAAGATCCTCTACCAGTTGTGAGTGGTCGTCGGGTCAGTAtccaagaccctccaccagctaTGAGCAGTAGCAGGGTCAGTACCCAAGAGATACCATCCAttacccactgtcaccatttcctTATTCGAGATGTTTCACAAATTTCCCAGCCTCGACGCATCAGTATCcaaagctctgactccggggccAGTATCAAATCAGTTACCCACAGTAGCCATGACCACATGCAAAAGTGCCCTCTGACAACTAAGACTCCCCACTTAAGTATTCAAAGTCACAGGACACAAAGCCGGGGCACTATTGATATACCCCCATCAATTACCATTAGCCCTGAGCCCAGTATCGAAAGCATGGAATCAATTATATGGCAGTCCCAGGAGAGTCTCCAAGAAGATGTGCTCAGCTCCCAACTCAAGCCAACTTCACTAGACAACATTGAGAGCATTTCATCATGTAGCACCATTGGAACCAGTTCTCTCCA GTTGCAGAGCAAGTGTAGGCGCCATTCACTGTTGCCTGTGGGCTGGCAGCTGCTGCATGAGGCCAAGAAGATCAGCCGCCATCTAAGCCTGGTTTTGAGCCTGGCCGGCATAGTGGTCATCGGTCTCGTCACTCTAAGCCAGCCCTGGGTCCACTTCCAGGTGCCACTGAGGCCCCCTGGGGACCCTGCTGGCTCCCCAACCATTCTTATCAACACCGTCTTCTTTGTGCGGTGCCCTGACAGCTCCTGCCGACATGAGTACGACCAGAATGCTT aCTTGTTGGACCTGGCCTgggccttcctcctcttctccagcATCGCCAGCTTCTGCCTGAGCATGGCTCTAATGAGCACCATCTTCTTTGCCAACTTGAACCAGCACCTGTTGGATTTCTTCACCTTCATCACCAGCACCCTGGCAGGCACAGCACTAAGATCCTTTCCTCCAGAACCAAGGCGAGGAGTACTTCACCCAGTGACAATCATGAACTCCAACCCCATTCCCACCACACTCCAATCCTGTCCCCATCCTCACCTTCATCCCCAATCCCAATCCTGTCTTCTTGCAAATCTCCAACCCATCCCAATAAAAAATATCAACCTCGAGTCCAACCCCATATCCACCATCAACAAATGTCAAACTCATCCACATCCCTTTCCTTGA